AAAGTGATGAGACGAATCGCTTGATAACAACAAAATACAGCTTTCGTTAAATTCAGCTAGTCTCGTATTTGAGAAGAATTGTGTCCGGCTCGTTTTAGCCGAACTGGTTTGTCAGTTTTCTGAGTAGCTCCGGTACCTGCTTCATCCTTTCGTACCGGGTATGTAGTTCACCAATTTAAGTCTTGTGAAACAGATTCCAACCAATTCATATGGGATACTGATCATTTTTCAATCTGTTGCGTATGTCGTCAATATGCTCCCGGAGTTCCAAGCTGTCTCCTTCATCAGAAATTGCTTCTTGCAGAAAACGATAGCCGATCTCTAAGGTATGTAAAATTTGACATCCACACTTGTTTCAATCTCGCAATCGAGAAGTTTTTACAAGTCAATTGAGATTTAAAACCTTATCTCTACGCATTGCCTTGGTCTTTCTGAATTCCTCAGCTACTGGCATATCAAAAAACTTCGCTCCAGCCTCATGTTGATGACAGATATCCTTAATAGCCTCAAGCGAGCAATTAAAAAATTCCTTACGCTTGTTTACAAGATTCACTCTTTTTTCTTCAAGTGCTCTATGTAAAGTGTTTTCTAATTTTGGAGCGTTTTCAGAAAAAATCAGAGCGTGCACATCATATTTGAATGGAACAGCTGCACCACTCAATTCTCTAATTCTGTTTTCAGGTTCTAAGCGTCTTGTCAAGCCAATCTTATAAATATCCTTACCGAATGAACCTATATTAGAAATGATATAGATATAGCCACTGCTTGTAACTTCTGCTCGAGACAACGCACGAAGTTTATTTCCTGTTGCTTCCCTCAAACTCTGTTCCAATTGGGTTATTTTATCTCTGAGTTTCTCGGTATTTTTACGATTATCCGTTGCTGCACCTTCAAACTCTTTTCTGGCTTTTTCTAAAGCTTTTTGATAATTGCGCTCTTCCTTCTCTGCAAGGAGTTTTGCCTTTTCAAGTTCTTTTTGTGCACTTTCTTCTTCGCGCAACCGCCTTGCTATCTCAGCACGCTCTTCTTTTTCTTCCTGTAGTTTCTCTTGATACTCATGTACTAATTGGAGTTCGGAAAGTTTTAGATGCAAGTAATTGTTAGATATTGAACATCGCTGGGTCGCCCCAAGCTTGTTTATATCGTCAAAAGCCTTATTTATCTTTTTCTCGATACTGGCAACATTACTATATTTAACTCTGCTTATAACAGAGTCGCAACAACCATTAAACGCATTCGCCATGAGTTTGATTTTTTCTGTAGTCATCTTCTTACCTTCCCTTCTACTTCCGTCAACACTCCACTCGGCAGAACACGTGATAGCTGTTTTCGCTTGAAACATTTGCTTTTGAGCGTCTCGGATACCTTTCAGTCTTTCTTTGTACTCTTGGGCTGTGCCAAAATCATATAAAGGCTCGTAAAGTCCATGCTGTTGCAGATCAAAATCATGTTCCACAGAAACCAATTGTGATTTCAATTCCGAAAGCTGCTCTGAAACAGAATACCTTTCGTTTTTGAGAGAATGAATTTTTTCTGCCAGAGTCCCCTTAGACTTCGTCAATTTATCTATGTCTACTAAAAGCTGACTACTGACTTTTTCTGCTTCTTGAGATTTTTTTAGAGTTTCGTCACATATTGTCTTCATTTCTTCAAATTCTTGAGAAATGTCACGTAGATCCGACTGGTGTTTGCTTGCCAAACTGTCCAACTCGTCTATTTCAGTCTCTAAATCTATTTTGCGCCCAACTAAACTTTCTATTTCAACTCGAAGTTTATGGATCTCACTTTCGCAAATCTCTTTCTCTTGTAATTTTTGATTCAGTCGGACTATTTCTTCTTTGTACCCCCTAATACGTTTTTGGCTGTAATGATTGATTAAGAAACCAACAACTCCTCCACCAACAATTGTACCTAAGATTAATTCTAATAGCATCTCTACTCCTTTTTTGTAGATTGTAAAAGAGCTCATATCCTCGAATTTAACCTTTCGCCCTAAACGTACCTTTCAACTATTTACTCCCCTATTTTTTCTCTGGGCAAGTGAACCGAGCGGAAACGTTGCGTTATCTCCGTTTATTTTTTCGGGA
This genomic stretch from Candidatus Poribacteria bacterium harbors:
- a CDS encoding DUF4041 domain-containing protein, encoding MLLELILGTIVGGGVVGFLINHYSQKRIRGYKEEIVRLNQKLQEKEICESEIHKLRVEIESLVGRKIDLETEIDELDSLASKHQSDLRDISQEFEEMKTICDETLKKSQEAEKVSSQLLVDIDKLTKSKGTLAEKIHSLKNERYSVSEQLSELKSQLVSVEHDFDLQQHGLYEPLYDFGTAQEYKERLKGIRDAQKQMFQAKTAITCSAEWSVDGSRREGKKMTTEKIKLMANAFNGCCDSVISRVKYSNVASIEKKINKAFDDINKLGATQRCSISNNYLHLKLSELQLVHEYQEKLQEEKEERAEIARRLREEESAQKELEKAKLLAEKEERNYQKALEKARKEFEGAATDNRKNTEKLRDKITQLEQSLREATGNKLRALSRAEVTSSGYIYIISNIGSFGKDIYKIGLTRRLEPENRIRELSGAAVPFKYDVHALIFSENAPKLENTLHRALEEKRVNLVNKRKEFFNCSLEAIKDICHQHEAGAKFFDMPVAEEFRKTKAMRRDKVLNLN